The Calothrix sp. PCC 7507 DNA segment CGTTGTGGGTATGGAGTCGAGGGGGTTCATTTTTGGCGCTCCCTTAGCTTATAAATTAGGCGCGGGTTTTATCCCCGCACGCAAAAAAGGTAAGTTACCAGGGGCAGTTCACTCGATTGAATATGAACTAGAGTATGGTACTGACTCCTTGGAAGTGCATCAGGATGCCTTACACCCAGGTAGCAAAGTTTTGATTGTGGATGATCTGATTGCTACTGGTGGAACAGCAAGTGCTACAGCCAAATTGGTGCAGAAGATCGGCTGCGAACTAGTGGGTTTTGGGTTTATTATCGAGCTACGGGATTTACAAGGGCGTAAACATCTGCCAGATGTGCCGATTATTTCTCTGATTGAATATTAGTCAAGAGTCCAAAGTTCAAAGTCCAACATAATTAGGTTATTGACTCTTGACGGTTCGACTACGCTCACCGTCAACTCTTGACCCTTGAATAAACTACATATGACTGCGACAAAAATTTCCTGGGAGACATTTTGGGACTGGCTGATTAGGCTGGTGACGAGCGAAACTTTTATTTATGTATTAAAGCGGCTATTGCAGGCGCTGTTCACTTTGTTGTTGGCATCAGCGCTGTCGTTTTTAATTATTCAACTGGCTCCAGGGGATTATGTAGACACGCTACGATCGCAAAACCAGAAACTTTCTCCAGCAAGGCTGGCGGAAATCAAGAAACAGTTTGGTTTGGATAAGTCTTGGACAGAACAGTTTGTGCTGTGGCTGTGGCGAA contains these protein-coding regions:
- a CDS encoding adenine phosphoribosyltransferase; this translates as MDLKSLIRDIPDFPKPGILFRDITTLLRDPDGLRYTIDFFSQKCIDNGLRADYVVGMESRGFIFGAPLAYKLGAGFIPARKKGKLPGAVHSIEYELEYGTDSLEVHQDALHPGSKVLIVDDLIATGGTASATAKLVQKIGCELVGFGFIIELRDLQGRKHLPDVPIISLIEY